Proteins encoded within one genomic window of Kibdelosporangium phytohabitans:
- a CDS encoding AurF N-oxygenase family protein, translating to MSRVVRVAEGSDREKTAERLLNSSADKFYDPEVDIDWNAPLKEGMYYAPDHRVSIYGTHLWDQLTPAQRIELSKHEVASVASNGIWFEVLLMQMLLKEVYRIDPTTRHAQYALTEIADECRHSTMFARSIEKVGAPAYGPPAILKKLGRLLPVIGYGPALYGSILVAEEILDRIQRESMADPGVQPLVRMVNRIHVLEEARHVTFARQEVVRGMKELRRWELPYQQFLIAAVSHGITSSLINPRVYKSVGLDPRETAKVARNNPHFQETLHWAGERIMKFLDEAGLVGGPGMAFWRASFLVK from the coding sequence ATGAGCCGCGTGGTGCGAGTTGCCGAGGGGTCCGACCGGGAGAAAACCGCCGAGCGGTTGCTGAACTCGTCGGCCGACAAGTTCTACGACCCCGAGGTCGACATCGACTGGAACGCGCCGCTCAAAGAGGGCATGTACTACGCGCCGGACCACCGCGTGTCGATCTACGGCACCCACCTGTGGGACCAGTTGACCCCCGCGCAGCGCATCGAGCTGAGCAAGCACGAGGTCGCCAGCGTCGCCAGCAACGGCATCTGGTTCGAGGTGCTGCTGATGCAGATGCTGCTCAAGGAGGTCTACCGGATCGACCCGACCACGCGGCACGCGCAGTACGCCCTGACCGAGATCGCCGACGAATGCCGTCACTCGACGATGTTCGCCCGCTCGATCGAGAAGGTCGGCGCGCCCGCGTACGGCCCGCCCGCGATCCTCAAGAAGCTGGGCAGGTTGCTGCCGGTGATCGGTTACGGCCCCGCCCTGTACGGCTCGATCCTGGTCGCCGAGGAGATCCTCGACCGCATCCAGCGCGAGAGCATGGCCGACCCCGGCGTCCAGCCGCTCGTGCGCATGGTCAACCGCATCCACGTGCTCGAAGAAGCGCGGCACGTCACGTTCGCGCGCCAGGAAGTCGTGCGCGGCATGAAGGAACTGCGCCGCTGGGAGCTGCCGTACCAGCAGTTCCTGATCGCGGCCGTGTCGCATGGCATCACGAGCAGCCTGATCAACCCACGCGTGTACAAGTCCGTCGGGCTCGATCCGAGGGAGACGGCGAAGGTCGCGCGCAACAACCCGCACTTCCAGGAGACCCTGCACTGGGCAGGGGAGCGGATCATGAAGTTCCTCGACGAGGCCGGGCTGGTCGGCGGGCCGGGCATGGCGTTCTGGCGGGCTTCCTTCCTGGTCAAGTAG
- a CDS encoding TetR/AcrR family transcriptional regulator, translating into MSETMQQGAKSARLPRTARRAQLLAAAQDVFAANGYHAAAMDEIAERAGVSKPVLYQHFPGKLELYMALLQTHADELIAGVTGALDSTTDNKLRVQAAVGAYFDFVDHEGEAFRLVFQSDIRGEPVVHETIERATKSCVDAITATITADAGMDEERARLLAVGLVGASQVAAQSWLASNRPIEKAEAVKLISTLAWRGIGGGYPLQPHS; encoded by the coding sequence ATGTCGGAAACGATGCAGCAAGGCGCCAAGAGCGCGCGGCTGCCCAGGACTGCCCGGCGTGCGCAGCTGCTCGCCGCAGCACAGGACGTGTTCGCCGCCAACGGCTACCACGCCGCCGCCATGGACGAGATCGCCGAGCGGGCGGGCGTCAGCAAGCCGGTGCTCTACCAGCACTTCCCCGGCAAGCTCGAGCTGTACATGGCGCTGCTGCAGACCCACGCCGACGAGCTGATCGCGGGCGTGACGGGAGCACTGGACTCGACCACCGACAACAAACTGCGCGTGCAGGCGGCTGTCGGCGCGTACTTCGACTTCGTCGACCACGAGGGCGAAGCGTTCCGGTTAGTGTTCCAATCGGACATCCGAGGCGAACCGGTCGTGCACGAGACGATCGAGCGCGCGACGAAGTCCTGTGTGGACGCGATCACCGCGACCATCACCGCGGACGCCGGTATGGACGAGGAGCGGGCGCGCCTGCTCGCCGTCGGCCTGGTCGGCGCCAGCCAGGTCGCTGCCCAGTCGTGGCTGGCCAGCAACCGGCCGATCGAGAAGGCCGAGGCCGTGAAGCTGATCTCGACGCTGGCCTGGCGCGGAATCGGTGGCGGTTACCCGCTGCAGCCGCATTCCTGA
- a CDS encoding alpha/beta fold hydrolase — protein sequence MNLTSERAPLTRVPLSDATRPPLDTTQLPWPGEHVEAGGVRLHVRRTPGPADETAVYVHGLGGSSMNWTDLAGQLSLHAQGIAVDMPGAGRSEPPPGHTFDLADQAGTLAAFLRGLGHGPVHLFGNSMGGASAMILAARHPDLVKTLTLISPAVPDLRPLPNRMSDPRIPFAMMPLIGERFRRQLAALTPMQRAQQLVNLCFADPSMVPQHRMHETANEFVERAKIAWAGQSLMSLTLGLFRAWLVPPSQSLWRIMPNISAPTLVIWGAKDKLVTVRKAPRTARLLPRGRLLVLPRTGHVAQMERPETVARAALGLWEAEQDGSW from the coding sequence ATGAACTTGACCAGTGAGCGCGCCCCGCTGACCAGAGTCCCGCTGTCCGACGCGACGCGTCCGCCACTGGACACCACCCAGCTGCCGTGGCCGGGCGAGCACGTCGAAGCGGGCGGCGTGCGGCTGCACGTCCGCAGGACGCCGGGCCCGGCCGACGAGACAGCCGTGTACGTGCACGGTCTCGGCGGATCGTCGATGAACTGGACCGACCTGGCCGGGCAGCTGTCGCTGCACGCCCAGGGCATCGCGGTCGACATGCCGGGAGCCGGACGGTCGGAGCCACCACCCGGCCACACCTTCGACCTCGCCGACCAGGCCGGGACGCTGGCGGCGTTCCTGCGTGGCCTCGGTCACGGCCCGGTGCACCTGTTCGGCAACTCGATGGGCGGCGCGTCGGCGATGATCCTCGCCGCGCGGCACCCCGACCTGGTCAAGACGCTGACGCTGATCTCGCCCGCGGTCCCGGACCTGCGGCCGTTGCCCAACCGGATGTCCGACCCGCGGATCCCGTTCGCGATGATGCCGCTCATCGGCGAGCGGTTCAGACGCCAGCTCGCCGCACTCACGCCCATGCAGCGCGCGCAACAACTGGTCAACCTGTGTTTCGCCGACCCGTCGATGGTCCCGCAGCACCGGATGCACGAGACGGCGAACGAGTTCGTCGAGCGGGCGAAGATCGCGTGGGCCGGGCAGTCGCTGATGAGCCTGACGCTCGGCTTGTTCCGCGCGTGGCTGGTGCCGCCGTCGCAGTCGCTGTGGCGGATCATGCCGAACATTTCCGCGCCCACCTTGGTGATCTGGGGCGCGAAGGACAAGTTGGTGACTGTCCGTAAGGCCCCGCGAACCGCACGGCTTTTGCCCCGCGGACGCCTGCTTGTCCTGCCCCGAACCGGGCATGTCGCGCAAATGGAACGGCCAGAGACGGTGGCACGGGCCGCCCTCGGCCTGTGGGAGGCCGAACAGGA